In Camelina sativa cultivar DH55 chromosome 16, Cs, whole genome shotgun sequence, a single window of DNA contains:
- the LOC104751370 gene encoding protein ACCUMULATION AND REPLICATION OF CHLOROPLASTS 3-like: protein MPISMELPVFSTLRGVPLFSRLALVPAFGIPYSSLGATARFKCTARKARRVCVMCLVRDSAPLETCERGEHGGAEFIEVVVIGSRKESIIDSCLDSPFPSLPLRFWSISKDSSGDFVLQQRLNQQDNVSKTLNPVELIQSRPRAFILVASAGYGSDQVEAINILSAVRSGGNLAVAVLLKPFSFEGRKRLEEVNELARKLQQHTNFCIDIDIEVLLQKDLVTLDEALRNANNAVSMAINSASTLISGIHGNFIDVMHQDFKELESSEVTTILESYKEAKVGFGVGHNLKTSILRAIYDCPFFRPGTKNLNAIICIVASSVPLLKKDVKTILRTFRQTMEYTGDIIVSTVYEPDLEPKVRVTTFFILSSPEEETSNKGNIFSGLVPFVLNFFTRYRSQLQKETNSGLREVPVSIKDIADSTDVKGSNQSVEGFQIDSEDLLEDSENSDSEYPLKEREPSRNSRLDPEDENIEDYGAIQREPIANWSMDSGYQIEQKFAADSGDTAVLSLGIVNLPVGVRPSKNLNSSLSVASQPSRKAASSDESFFNPNGSTKESSDTASALLAEKYADFTKQRNLSARASSMLEAERDSSKRWSPILEMQYRGGLFKGRCQGGLPEGKGRLVLGDGSIYDGMWHNGKRSGLGTFYFKNGDVFQGTWREDLIHGKGWFYFHKGDRWFANFWKGKAGGEGRFYSKSGEIFFGHFKDGWRHGQFLCIGVDGTRYSETWNDGVLIDRKQVDAGD, encoded by the exons ATGCCGATTTCTATGGAGCTTCCCGTATTCTCCACTCTCCGAGGAGTACCATTGTTTTCTCGTTTAGCTCTCGTTCCTGCTTTTGGCATTCCGTATTCGTCCCTTGGTGCTACGGCGCGATTTAAATGTACGGCTCGAAAGGCGCGTCGGGTTTGCGTGATGTGCTTGGTGAGGGATTCGGCTCCGTTGGAGACGTGCGAGAGAGGTGAACATGGTGGAGCTGAGTTCATTGAGGTCGTTGTCATCGGTAGTCGCAAGGAGTCTATTATTGATTCTTGCTTGGATtctccttttccttctcttcctctccgATTTTG GAGTATTAGCAAGGACAGCTCTGGAGATTTTGTGTTACAGCAGAGGCTCAATCAACAAG ATAATGTTTCCAAGACCTTGAATCCAGTTGAGCTGATACAATCACGTCCCAGGGCCTTCATCCTT GTGGCTAGTGCTGGATATGGTTCTGACCAGGTTGAAGCGATTAATATTCTTAGTGCAGTAAGATCTGGGGGTAACTTAGCTGTTGCTGTGCTATTAAAGCCTTTCAGCTTTGAAGGCCGAAAGCGTCTAGAAGAG GTTAACGAGTTGGCTAGAAAATTGCAGCAACACACCAATTTCTGTATAG ATATCGACATAGAGGTTTTACTACAGAAAGATTTGGTAACTTTGGACGAGGCACTGAGAAATGCAAACAATGCTGTTTCCATGGCAATAAATTCAGCTTCCACTCTGATAAGT GGGATCCATGGAAACTTCATCGACGTGATGcatcaagattttaaagaaCTTGAAAGTTCAGAAGTTACAACG ATTCTAGAAAGCTACAAAGAGGCAAAGGTTGGTTTTGGAGTTGGTCACAACCTTAAGACTTCGATTTTACGAGCCATCTATGACTGCCCATTCTTTCGCCCTGGTACAAAG AACCTAAACGCTATTATATGTATTGTGGCTAGTTCGGTACCTCTTCTGAAGAAGGACGTGAAAACAATTCTTCGTACTTTTCGTCAAACAATGGAGTACACTGGAGATATTATAGTATCTACTGTTTATGAACCTGATCTGGAGCCTAAGGTGCGAGTCACAACGTTTTTTATTCTTAG TTCACCAGAAGAGGAAACATCCAACAAAGGCAATATTTTTTCTGGTcttgttccttttgttttaaatttcttCACGAGATATCGTTCACAGCtccagaaagaaacaaatagtGGGCTTAGAGAGGTACCAGTTTCAATAAAAGATATAGCAGACTCTACTGACGTAAAAGGCTCCAATCAGAGTGTTGAAGGATTCCAAATTGACTCTGAGGACCTCCTCGAAGATTCTGAGAACAGTGATAGTGAATACCCATTGAAAGAGAGGGAACCATCCAGAAACAGTCGATTGGATCCTGAAGATGAAAATATAGAAG ATTATGGTGCTATCCAGAGGGAGCCAATTGCTAATTGGAGTATGGATTCGGGATATCAGATTGAGCAGAAATTCGCAGCTGATTCTGGAGACACTGCAGTGCTTAGCCTGGGTATTGTCAACCTTCCTGTTGGTGTGAGACCTTCAAAGAATTTGAACAGTAGTCTCAGTGTTGCCAGTCAACCCTCTAGGAAGGCTGCTTCCAGTGATGAATCATTTTTTAACCCTAATGGCTCGACCAAAGAGTCTAGTGATACTGCATCTGCCCTGCTAGCTGAGAAATATGCTGATTTTACAAAGCAAAGAAATCTATCCGCTCGAGCATCTTCCATGCTG GAAGCTGAACGAGATTCATCAAAAAGATGGAGTCCTATTCTGGAGATGCAGTACAGAGGAGGACTCTTCAAGGGAAGGTGCCAAGGAGGTCTTCCCGAAGGAAAG GGTCGTCTGGTACTTGGAGATGGAAGCATATATGATGGGATGTGGCACAACGGTAAAAGATCTGGTCTCGGCACATTCTACTTCAAGAATGGAGACGTATTCCAAGGCACATGGAGAGAAGATCTAATACACGGAAAG GGCTGGTTTTATTTCCACAAAGGTGATCGATGGTTTGCAAATTTTTGGAAAGGAAAAGCCGGCGGCGAAGGCAGGTTCTATTCAAAGTCGGGTGAGATATTTTTTGGACATTTCAAAGATGGATGGCGACACGGGCAGTTCCTCTGTATAGGTGTGGATGGAACAAG